The genomic window CCGATCGACTCGCCGAATCGATGCGAGGTCTGCAGCGCCGCGATGTGGGTATCGGCGCGCGCCCCCAGACCGTCGACCAGGTCGGCCAACACCGCACCGGCCTCCACCGACGCCAACTGGTCGGGATCACCGACGAGCAGCAACCGCGTCTGCGGGCGCACCGCCTCCAGCAGTCGGGCCATCATCGTCAGCGACACCATCGACGTCTCGTCGACCACGATCACGTCGTGCGGCAACCGGTTACCGCGATGGTGGCGGAACCGCGACGACGTATCCGGCCGGCTGCCCAATAGCCGGTGCAACGTGGTGGCCCGCAACCCCGAGACCCGTTGCCGATCGGCCTGGTCGAGGTTGTCGACCTCGCGTTGCACTGCCTCGTGCAGCCGGGCCGCCGCTTTTCCGGTCGGCGCCGCCAGCGCGATGCGTATCGGCGGCTTGCCGTCGCGCTGCGCCTCTTCGGCGAACAGCGCCAGCAGCCGTGCCACCGTGGTGGTCTTGCCCGTTCCCGGCCCGCCGGTCAGCACGGTCAAGCCCTGAGCCAAGGCGACTTTCGCCGCCGCGCGTTGTTCTTCGAACGGGTGGGGGAACAACCGGTCGATAAGGGCGCCCTCTCCTGGTGCCACGGCACGCGCCGGCAGCAGGGCCACCAGGTCGTCGGCGACTTGTTGTTCCTCCCGCCAATATCGGTCCAGGTACAGCAGACTGTCGGCGTACACACGCAGCACGGGCGGCGACCCCACCAGTGGGCTGGCCCGCACCGCCGCCAGCCAGTCGTCAGCTGCCGGCCACGGCAAGTCGGCGACACCTACTTGCGCTTCGACCGAGCGCAAGTCGACACACACCGAGCCGCCCCGCAGCGCCCGCACCACCAACGCGACCGCGAGCAGCACCGGCGGCTGCGACTCCTCGACCATGGCGCAAAGGCGTTGTGCCACATGGACATCGGCCGACTCCAGCACACCAGCGTCGGTGAAGGTGCGCAGAATCCCGGTCGCGCTGTGCGCCTGCCGCCAGTCGGCGGGGTCGACGACGTCGATGCTCACGCGGCCGACCTCCCCACGTCGAGAAGATCGGACAGCGCCGTGACCAGTGCGGGCGGCGGCGCCCAACTGAACACCCCGGCCGGATGACCGTCGATCACCGGAGTCTGCGGCCCGCACATGCCGCGCACGAACAGATACAGGACACCACCGAGATGGCGCGCAGGGTCGTAATTCGGCTGGCGCCAGCGCAGAAAACGGTGCAGCACAACGCTGTACAGCAGCGCTTGCAGCGGATAGTCCGAGTGCAGCATCGCCTCGGCCAGTCGCGGCTGGCTGTAGTCGGCCGCGGTCAACGGTCGGTCCCGATCACCCAGCCAGTTGGTCTTGTAGTCGACCACCAGATAGCGCTGCCCGTCGTCGATGCGCAACACCGCGTCGACCGAACCGGTGAGATAGCCGCGCAACGACTGACCGCCCAGCGTGTCACCGGTCAACCGGTCGGCATACGACCTCAGCGGGTCACCGTCCCGAAGATGCGACCCGAGCAGCACCCCGACGTCGGCCAGTCGAATATCGGGTGCGTCCGCGCGCAGGTCACCGCCGGCCAACGGGAACTCGAAGTCCAACTCACGCAGGCGGTCCCGCAGCCCGATCTGGCGCAGGGTCAATCCCGTAGCCAACGGACCCAGCGGGGTGTCGTGCATCGGGACCATCGCGGCGGCAAGCTCAGGGGCCGGAACATCCACTGGCCACCACGCTGAGTGCACCTGGATCTGCGCCTCCAGTTCGGCGGCGAGATCGGCCGCGAACGGGTCGCTGGTCTCGAGCACCGCGTGCACCAGCGACCCGAACTTCGCCCCCGACGGCAACTCGGCCATGGGGGAGGGCACGTCCGATACCGATGCCGCCCCGGCCATCGGAATGTCGCCGACTTCGTCGTCGAGTTCGGTGATTTCCGGTTCGCTGCTGACGCCGGTGGTCTCGGCGACCCGGATCAGTCCGGAATAGGACGTGCGCCGCCAGTCGGTGTCGATACTGCGATGGAAATGCCGGGTGCCCAGATCGGTTGGCGCCGCGCCGATGACCGCCGGTGGCGCGTCGGCGATCAGCGACTCTTCGACCACCGGACCGCCCGCGGCTTGCCATTCTTGGAAGCGGGCCCAGGCGTCGTCGTCGGTGATCTTGGCCGGCTCACAACGGTCGGGCACCACCGGCTCCCCGGGTCGCCGGCCCCGCAACAACCGGGAGAGCCCGCCGTTGGGTTCGTAGTAGGCCGGCGACCACCAGGCGACCACCTGGGCCTGGGCGCGCGTCATCGCGACGTACGTCAAGCGGCTGTCGTCGCTGGCGGTTTCCTGGGCGCCCAGCCTCTCGACGGCGGCGAAGTCGGGACTGTCCTTGCCGCCGATGTGCAGGCAGCGCTCACCGCGGTCGTGAAACAGCACCAGGTCCCGTTCCTGAACGGTGCGGTGGAACGCGAACGGCAGATACACCACCGGATATTGCAGGCCCTTGCTCACCCACACCGTCATGATCTGCACCGCTGCGGCGTCGCTGTCGATGCGGCGGTTGCGTTCGGTGGCGCCCCCGCGCTCCGCACGCTGAGTGCGCAGCCAATCCCGCAGCGCCGGCAATGTGAAGCGCTCCCGGTGCGCGGTCTCCTGCAACAGCTGCGTGACGTGGGCGAGGTCGGTCATGTGCCGTTCGCCGTCCTGCCAGGACAGCACGCGGTCGCTCATACCGGTCAACTGCGCGGCTTCGAAGATGGCGGCCACCCCACGCTCGCGGGCATAGCCCGCCCACTCTCGCAAGGTCTCGGCGATGCGATCGGTCAACGCATCACCGCCGGCGGCAAGGTCTTTGGCGGTCTTGCCGAAGAACATGGTGGCGGCGGCCGCGCGGACCACGCCGGGGCGGTGCGGTTGGTCGAAGGCTTCCAGCAGCGACAGCCAGTCGTCGGCGGCCTCGGAGCCGAACACGTCGGAGTCGCCGGTGTACACGGCGTGAATGCCTGCGTCGGTCAGCGCGCGGTGGCAGGCCCGGGCGTCCTTGTGCTTTTCGACGATGATCGCGATGTCGCGCGCCTGCAGCGGCTTGCCGTCGAAGGTGGCGCCGCTGGTCAGCAATCCGCCGATGTCGGCGGCGAGGTCGGCACCGATGTGTTCGCGTAGGTCGTCGATCGCCAGGTTCTGGGTTGCCTTGCGCCCGAACGTCGCCCGGCGCACCACCCGCAACCGGAACGGATCGTTGTGTGGGGCGCCCGCCAGCCGGTGCCCCTGGTGGTAGGCGTCGACGTGGCGGACCACGATCGCCGGATCGCCCAGCTGCGCGCCCAGCAAGACGGCCTGCAAACGCTGCACCAGAGTGCTGTCGCTGCGCCAGTTGGTGGCCAATGTCCGCTTGTCGCCGGCGGATTGCGCCGCGCGCAGGTAGGTGACGATGTCACCGCCGCGAAACGCATAAATCGCCTGCTTCGGATCACCGATCAGCACCAGCGTGGACCGGCCGCTGAATGCGCGGTCGATCACCTGCCATTGCACCGGATCGGTGTCTTGGAACTCATCGACCATCACGATGGGCCAGCGCTGATGCATCCTGACCCGGGCCGGCGAATCCTCGGTGTCCAGCGCGTCGGCCAGCCGGATGAGCAGGTCGTCGTAGCCGAGGATGCCGCGGCGCCGCTTGCGCGTTTCGAGTTCTGCGACAACGGCTTCGGCAAAGCCGACACAGATGGCCGCGCGGGATCCGGGTTCGGGGTGTAACGGGCGCAGCTGCGTCGACGGGTTGGCCACCACCGTCCGCGCGATCCGGGCCGCGTCCCGGTAGCTGAGGACCGGGTCGTCGCGCTCGCGCCCGAAGTGAGCCAGGTACAGATCGTCCACGATCTCGGTGACCAGTTCGTCGAGATCTTCCACGAGGGTGACACCGGAGTCGGTGTCGCCCGCCACGCCTAGCGATTTCAACACCAGTTGGCAGAACTGATGGGTGGTCGCGATGGTTGCGGCGTCGAAACCGGCCAGCGCGTCGCGCAGCCGCTGCCTGCGCGCGTCGCGTTCGGGCTCGGTGCCGTCGATCAGGTGTGCCACCAGTTGGTTGGCCCCGACGACCGACGGGTCATCGAAAGCCCGTACCGCCTCGACCATCTGGCAGCGCACCCGCTCGCGCAGCTCTTGGCTGGCGGCTCGCCCGAAGGTGATGAGCAGCATTTCGTCCAGCTTGGCGTGGCCTTCGGCGACGTAGCGGGTGACCAGACCGGCCAACGCGAACGTCTTGCCGGTGCCGGCGCTGGCCTCGAGCACCGTGGTGGTGCGCTCGGCGGGCAGCGGGCCCAGCAGGTCGAATACTTGCTCGGCTGGTGTCATGAGCCGGGATTCCCCTCGGCACACAGCAGCGGCAGCCACAGCCGCGAGGCGAAAGCGCCCAGGCGATTGCTCTCCCCGCCGTACTCCTCACCCGGGCGCAACGGCTGCATCAGGTCGGTCAGTCGCGCGCCCCTGCCCCAGGTGCGCACGTGCGCGGGCGCCTCGTCCTCCGCGGGATATCGATCGTTGGACTTCCACCGGAACTGAGCCGCTTTCTCTGGGTCATCACCGCAGTGCCGGGCCTCGGCCCACGCGTAGGAAGTCTTGATCGGCAACGGAATCGGCTCTCGCCGCCCCGCATCGTAGATCGACACCAGATCGCCGAGCAGGTCGACCGCGTTCTCCCGCGGCCGGCCCAGACACCGCTGCCGGGGGGCGGTGCCCCGTTTCGGCCGGCCGATGCAGGTGGCCCACCACTCCCGCTGCGGGGCATGAGCATGCAACGCCAGCAACGCAATCCACGACCCCAGCAGGTGCTTGCCGTCGAGTTTGGAGTACGTCACCGAGACCAGGCGATCACCGAACACCCGCGGCACCGTACCGGTGAGCCGCCTGGACCCCAGATCGATGTCGACGTCGTACGCGGTGGCGTCGCCGTGGCGGTGCTGTTGCGCCGCGGCGGCCAACAGCGCTGCCTGATCGCGGATTTCGGTGACCTTGCGCCAGCCGAGGTGCCCGGGCGGTAACGTGCCGCGCCGCCATTCCGCCTGCCGCGCGTCGTCCGGCGCCATCCCACCCAGGATGTCGCCGAGCATCCGATCGCCGACGGTCCACTCCTCGAGCGCGTTGATGTCGACCGGCATGGCGTCGTCGACCCCATCGACGTCCCAGGGCAGCGTGTACTCGAGCGCCCGGAAGAAACCCTTCACCGGATCTTTGAAGAAGGCGACCAAGTCGGCGAGAACGACGTCGTCGGGCGGCGGTGGCGGCAGCGGGCCGCAGATGAATTTCGGTTGCTCGGCGCGTTGGCCGGCAGCGGTGCGCGCCGCCTGCAACACGGTCGGATCGAAGCTGAACGGCACCCCGGGTACCAGCCTGCCGCTTTCGACGTTTCGAACGTCGAACGGCTGCAGGGGATGCTCGACAAGCACGCGGGATCGCACTTGCTGGGAGGTCGTAATGTCCAGCGTGTCAAGGAATTCCGCGAGCGGCACCGCGGGTGGCCGGCGCTGGCCCGAGTATTCGTTGGCGCCGGTGTAGGTGATGACCAGGGTGTCGGTCGCCGCGCCGATGGCGTCGAGCAGCAACTGCCGGTCCTCGGAACGGATGTCCCGCTCACCGGTCAATGGTTGGCGGGCCAGGACGTCGTCGCCGTCGACCACGCCGATGCGCGGGAACACGCCGTCATCGAGTCCGACCAGGCACACCACCCGGTGCGGGACCGAGCGCATCGGCACCATCGTGCAGACGGTCAAAGTGCCGGTGCGGAAATTGGCGCGAGTGGGCCGTCCGGCGAGGTGGCGTTGCAACAACGCGCACACGTCGGGTAGACGCAGCACCGTCTCGCGTCGCGGTCCGGCGGTGCGTACCACCTCGGCGAATTCGCGCTGCATCTGATCGCGCTGCCAGGCATCGTTGTCGTCGATGCGGGTCAGCAGGGCGATGCCGTCGCCCAGCGCGGTCAACCATTCGTGCAGCGGCCGTGTCCCGGTGAGCCGGTCGACCACGCAGCGCAACCGGTCGATGTATTCGGCGAGTTGACCGGTCAACTCCACGCGGTTGCTGCCGACGTCGTCGAGCGGCAGCGTGGCGTCGATCCAGGCGTGCGACGTTTCCGACATCGCGACCCCGGCCAGCACCCGGTCGATGCCGAATCGCCAAGTGTTGTGGACGAAGTCGACGCCGAAGGGTTGACGGTGTTCCTGATCGAACCCCCACCGGATGTTCGACTGCCGAACCCACGCGGTGATGTTCTCCAGGTCGTCGTCGTCGAAGCCGAACCGGGCGCGCACCGGAGCGGCCTGGGCGAGGTTGAGCACCTCACTTGCGGTGGCTCTGCTGCCGGCTAGCGCCAGCAGTTGTGAGGCGACGCCGAGCAGCGGATTGGTTTGCAGCAGTGAGCGATCGGCGAGTCGCACCCGAAGCTGGTGAGCCGGATGTACCCCGTGCACCACATCGCCGAGACCGAAGTCCGCCACAATCAGCGGTGCATACGTTTCGATGTCGGGGCACATGACCAGAATGTCGCGCGGCTGCAGAGTCGGGTCGTCGGCGAGCAGGCCCAGCAACACCTCGCGCAGCACGTCGATCTGGCGAGCCGGCCCGTGGCAGCTGTGCACTTGAACCGACCGGTCATCGGCTGCCAAGGTGCGACCAGCGGGCCGCACCGCGTTGGCGGCCAGGTCGGATTGCAGCCAGCCCAGCAGGGTATCGGGACGGTCGGCGCTGCCGAGCGCCGCGTCGGTCGCGGGATCGGCTGGCAGACTGCGTTGCAACTCGCGCAGGTCTCGGCCGAGCGTGGCCAGCAGCGGATGGTTGACGCTGCGGTGGCTGGTGTCTTCCCGGCGTGGGACCACGCCGTGCAAGCCGGTGAGGGCCTGCCACAACACGGCACTGGGGTGCGGCAGCCACAAATGCAAGTCGTGGTGGGTGGCCAGTGCGCCGAGCAACTCGATGTCGGTGACCGACAGCCGGGTGTGGCCGAACAGCGACAGCCGCGCCGGCAGGTCACCCGGACCCTGCTGCAGCCGAGCCAGCGTCTGCTGATGCCGCAGGTGCGGCGGATCGGCGCCGACGACGGCGACCAGCGCTCGCCACAATGCGGGCTGCCACGCCAGGTCGGAGTCGAGGCCTGCGTGGTCCGCGGCCAACCAGTCGGCCAGCAGCCGGGGACGCTGCCGGGCGTACGAGGCGAACAGACCGGCCAGCCGCCGCGCGACCGCGTAGCGACGCCCTCGACGCAACTCGGCCTCGGCGCCGATCTCGAAGTGGCCCAAGTGTTTCGCCAAAGTGTGGCACCACGGCTCGTCCAGAGAGTCGTCAATGACCTGCAGCAGCGGCCACGTCATGGCATCCGGTGACCAGGGATCGTCGTCGCTGGTGCCGGTGATCTGCGCGATCAACGAGGCAGGATTGCGAAACGACACACCCGCGCAGACACCGTCGCCACCGCCGGACCCGCAGCCCAGCAAATGCGAAAGCCGCTGACTCAGCCAGCGTTCCACGCCGCGGGCGGCGACCAGCACCAGCTCTTGGGCGAATGGGTCGGGCAACGGGTTGGCCAGCAGGGCGCCGAGCCCGTCGGCAAGGAGATCGGTGCGTTCGGCACGGTGGAGATGAAGCGCCATCGGGCGCCACCATAGACCGCCTCACCGACGGCGGTGGCAGCATGGGAAAAGTTGACGCGACGAGGGAGGGTGCTATGGAAACCTGGGATGCCATCCGGGCGCGGCGTAACGTCCGCCAGTACACGACGCAGCCGGTCTCCGAGGACGATCTGAACCGGATCGCCGAAGCGGGATGGCGTGCGCCGTCGGCGAAGAACAGACAGCCCTGGGACTTCGTCATCGTCACCGATTCCGCCCAGCTGCAGGAACTTTCGACGGTGTGGATGGGGGCCGGCCACATCGCGGCGGCGGCGGCCGCAATAGCGTTCGTCGTGCCGGTGCCTTCGGATGAGCGCCGCAAGATCACCGACCAGTACGACGTCGGCCAGGCGACCATGGCGATGATGCTGGCCGCGACCGACTTGGGAATCGGGACGGGCCATTCTTCCGTGGGAGACCAGGACAAGGCGCGGGCCATCTTGGGTGTTCCCGACGATTACTTGGTCGCCTATCTGCTCGGCATCGGCTATCCGGCCGACCGCCCGCTGACTCCGATCCGCAAACCGAATCGGCGGCCGTTTTCCGAGGTCGTGCATCACGGCCGCTGGTGAGCACAGTGGGCCATCAACATCGGGGTGAGTACGGGTACGACGGTTCCTTTCACCGGTTTTCGGCGGGCACTCAGTTGGCCGGCGTGGGTGTCGCGTTCGGTGGGCTGTCGGCACTAGCGGCCGGCAACTTCCGGCGCGGTAACCCACGGGCAGGCACCGCGGCTGGCTTGTCGGCGGCGGCGACGGCGGCCTTCGCCGCCTCCTACATCTACGCGACGCGATCAGGCAAGTTCGTGGTGTGGGATCGGGTGCTCGATGACCTGCGACTGCAGGGTGACGAGACGGTGCTCGACCTGGGCTGCGGCCGCGGGGCGGTGCTGATGGCCGCGGCCAAGCGGGTGCCGCGCGGGCGTGTCATCGGCGTCGATCTGTGGCGCGCCGACCAGACCGACAACGCCCGCGAGGCAACGCTTGCCAACGCGAAACTGGAGAACGTCGCCGACCGGGTCGAATTGCACACCGCCGACATGACCGCACTGCCGTTGCCGGACAACAGCGTTGATGTGATCGTCAGCAGCCTTGCCATTCACAACATCCCCGACCGGGCCGGCCGGCGACGGGCGCTGGATGAGGCGATTCGCGTGCTGCGCCCCGGTGGTCGGCTCGCCATCGCGGACTTGTGGGAGACGCGCCAGCACGCCGATCGCCTGCACGAACTGGGCTGGCACGACGTGCGGCGCCGCAACTTGGGCTGGCGCATGTGGTACGGCGGCCCGTGGACTTCGACGCGCCTGGTCACCGCCACAAAACCCGGATAGTCGCCGGAAACTCGGCGGCAATCCGCACCATTTCGAGTCGCGGACCGGCTGCGACGTGCAACACTGCTGCTGCGGAGGAGGCGATGGCGGGCGCGGTTGTCTAGGCAATCGCGCCCGTCAAGTTTCGGCAGCGGTGCTCAGCGGCCGAACTCCGCCTCGATGCCGTCGATGCCGGCGCGGATGGCTTTCAGCGCTTCCTCGCGGGCGCGCAGCTTGGTGGCGGCATGGGCTTTCTGGTTGAGACCGGCGAATTCCCGGGCGGCTTCCTCGGCGCGGCTGACCACGACCTCGGGCAGTGCGATCTCGTCGATGAAGCCGGCCGCCAGCGCGGTCTCGCCGAAGAAGGTCTTGGCCAGCCCCGCGGCCTGCTGATAGGCGGACCGGGTCAGCCGCAGCTTCATGATTTCCAGCGCCGCGTACGGGATGGTCATGCCGATCGCGACCTCGTTGGCCTGAATGTTGTAGGCATGCGCGGCAATTCGGTGATCACCCGCGGACAACAGAAACGCTCCCATGGCGATCGCGTGGCCGGTGCAGGCCATCACAACCGGTTTTGGGTAGGACAGCAGCCGATGCGCCAGCTCGAAGCCGCCGCGCAGCATGTCGATGGCGGGTTGCACCTCTCCGGAGGTCAGGATCTTCAGATCGAAGCCGCCGCTGAACACCCGCTCGTTGCCGGTCAGCACCAGGGCTTTGACGTTGTCCCGGTCGGCGTTGTCGATCGCTTCGTTGATCGCCTGCTGCATGGTCGGGCCCAGGGCATTGACTTTGCCGTCGTCCATCCTGATGACTGCGATGGAGTCGTCGTGGGTGTAGGTGACCGGGCCGCTCATGTGCACTCCATTCGATTGGACAGCCCGATTGAATCAAACGCGTTGACTGCGATGCCTACCGAGTTCGTTTTCGCTGTTGCCCCAGCGCAGCCGGACGTCGGTGGGTTCGTCGAGCTGCCGGGTCCGCCATCTGTCCTGAGTTTCCTGCACGGCTCGTTCCATTCGCTCGATCTCGCTGCGGAAGACGTCGGGGCGCGTCTCCTTGCTTGCGTAATGGAAGTAGGTGAGCACATAGCGCAGCAGCTCGAGCTTCTGCTTCTCCCGCTTCGCCAGGTCGTGGGTCGTCATCAACTCGATGCGCTGCACGGGCGGCAAGGTGTCCCAGTCCAGCACCACAGCCGTCTCCAGCGGTTGGCGGCGACGTCGCCAGAACCGCCATCCGCGGGGTTTGTCCGGGCGGTCGTAGTAGGTGACCGTTCCCTCGAAGCGGGACTCGATGCCCAGTCCTATCTCCGCGCGGTCCAGCGCCGAATCCCACACCACCCGCCACTCCTGGCCGGGCGCCAGCGTCGCCAACTCACGCGGCAGCTGTAGCGGCACGACGTTGGCGTAACCGTCGGAGGCGTTCTCGTATTCGGCAACGGTCGGCGGATTGTCGAACGAGAACGAAATGTTGTAGGCGGCGGTCTTCCCGAAGTTGCGGACTACCACTTCGATCACGTGCCAGTCCGCGGCATGCGGTTCCATCAGCATGGCGACGTGCGGGCGGGTCTGCTCGGCGGCCTCTGCGCGGTTGCGCTGCAATTGGCGGTGGGTGAAAACCAGGGCGACGATGCCGAGTGCGAGCGCCCCCCAGGCCGCCCACGCCAGCCAGGTTCCCGGGTCAGCGTTGGTGATCCCATGCCAGGTGTTCTGCAACCACCCCATGGACCCCACCCTCCGCTTGGTCGGCTACTTCGGACCGAAACTTAGCCGCCCTGATCGTAGAGCCGTTTCCTGGAAAATCTCGACAGATCTTCTATCCGCCCATCAACATCCGCCACTGGTTGAGGTCCGCGGCGCGATATACGTAGTTGGAACGCTTGACCTCCGACAGGGCGGCGCTGGGGTCGGCCGAATACCAGTGCCCGGGAAATACCGTCGGATCACCGGGTAGTTGCGCCAGTTGCTGCAAGCTGCGATACATCTCGTCGGAGTCGCCGCCCGGGAAGTCCGTGCGTCCACAACCTTCCAGGAACAGCGTGTCCCCGGCGACCAGCCGGCCATCCAGTAGGAAGCACTGACTGCCCGGGGTGTGCCCGGGGGTGTGCAGCAGTTCGATGTCGATGTCGCCGATGCTGACCTTGTCGCCGTGCTCGTGAGTGGTCAGGTCGCTCAGCGCAATCCCGGTGATCCTGGAAACCCATTGCGCCTCATGGCTGTTGACGTGCACCGGCACGGTCACCCGCTCCAGCAGCTCGGCCAGGCCCTTGAGTTCGAATCCCATCATGGAGCCGCCGACATGATCGGGGTGATGGTGGGTGACCAGCACTCCGGCCAGGCGCATGCCGTCCGCTTCGAGCGTGTCGACCAGGTCGCCGGCGGCGTAGGCGGGGTCGACCACGACACAGTCGCGGGTTTGGCGATCCCCGATCAGGTAGGCGAAATTGCGCATTTGCGCCGCGATCATGTCACCGGCGGCGAAATCGCGACCAGAGAGCAGTTGGCGGAAGTACAGCCGGTCCGAATCTGACACCCGACCAGCCTATGACTCGGCCCCTCGGCGTTTGCTCAGGCCCGGCGGTGTGTGGACCCAGGTGCGCAGTACCAGCGATTTGGCCACAGCGCACTGGGTATTGTTGGCACATGAGGAAGAGGGTCGAATTCGAGGTTGAGACCGACCTGGTCGATGAGGTCATACGTCGATTCCATTTGGCTGACACGCGTGAGGCTGTCCATCTTGCTCTGAAGGCTCTGATCGACCAGACCGAGGACCCAGAGCATCCATCGGACGAAGACGAATACGACGAGTTCAGCGACCTCAACGCCTGGGTGCCACGCCGGGACGAGGACGCCAAATGATGGTGCACTAGCTGGTCCGACAACCATTCGCTGTCGACGCACGCACGTGGTTTGGTGGCGTCGCGCGCCAGGCTGTACCCTCTTTTAGGCCCTTGCAGCGCACCCGCACGACTGGTCGCTACGGGTGAACGGCCCCCTTAGCTCAGTCGGTAGAGCGTTTCCATGGTAAGGAAAAGGTCAACGGTTCGATTCCGTTAGGGGGCTCGGCGGACGCCGAGCAGGCGCGCAGCAGAGGCGATGTAGCTCAGTCGGTTAGAGCGAACGACTCATAATCGTTAGGTCGCCGGTTCGAGTCCGGCCATCGCTACAACACAACAACGCGAGACAGACAGTTGAGAGAGAACGGACATGGCTTCCAGTACCGACGTGCGGCCGAAGATCACTTTGGCATGCGAAGTGTGCAAGCACCGCAACTACATCACCAAAAAGAATCGCCGCAACGACCCGGACCGCCTGGAGCTCAAGAAGTTCTGCCCGAACTGCGGCAAGCATCAGGCACACCGAGAAACGCGGTAACTGCCGCCCCTGGCGGAGTTACTGAGATTGACTAGGTAGGTTTTGGAGCCGTGCCGTTAACCGAAGACATTGTCGGGATGCATTTCAGGTATCCGGACCACTATGAGGTCGAGCGGGAGAAGATCCGCGAGTATGCGGTAGCCGTCCAGAATGACGACAGTTATTTCTTCGAGGAGAAGGCGGCAGCTGAGATTGGTTATCAGGCCCTCTTGGCGCCGTTGACCTTCATCAGTGTGTTCGGTTACAAAGCCCAGTCGGCGTTCTTCAAGTACGCGAACATCGAGGTCACCGACCAACATATCGTTCAGGTGGACCAGGTCCTGAAATTTGCGCAGCCGATCGTCGCCGGCGACAAGCTCTATTGCGACGTGTTCGTGGACTCGATACGCGAAGCGCATGGCACGCAGATCATCGTGACCAAGAACATCATCACGAACCAAGACGGTGAAACCGTGCAGGAGACCTACACGACCCTGGCGGGGCGTGCCGGCGAGGATGGGGAAAGAGGATTTTCTGATGGCGCTGCGTGAATTCAGTTCGGTGAAAGTTGGCGACCAGCTTCCGGAGAGGACCTATCCGCTGACCCGTGGGGACTTGGTGAACTACGCCGGTGTTTCCGGTGACTTGAACCCGATTCACTGGGACGACGAGATCGCCAAGGTCGTCGGGCTGGACACCGCGATCGCGCACGGCATGTTGACCATGGGTATCGGTGGCGGATACGTCACGTCCTGGGTCGGTGACCCCGGCGCGGTCACCGAGTACAACGTGCGGTTCACCGCGGTGGTGCCGGTGCCCAACGACGGTAAAGGCGCCGAACTCGTGTTCAGCGGCCGGGTGAAGTCGGTGGATCCGGAGAGCAAGTCGGTCACCATTGCCCTGACCGCCACCACCGGCGGCAAGAAGATTTTCGGTCGAGCCGTCGCTTCGGCGAAACTCGCGTAGCAATGGCACTCAAAACCGACATCCGCGGCATGGTCTGGCGGTACCC from Mycobacterium kubicae includes these protein-coding regions:
- the hadA gene encoding (3R)-hydroxyacyl-ACP dehydratase subunit HadA, which gives rise to MPLTEDIVGMHFRYPDHYEVEREKIREYAVAVQNDDSYFFEEKAAAEIGYQALLAPLTFISVFGYKAQSAFFKYANIEVTDQHIVQVDQVLKFAQPIVAGDKLYCDVFVDSIREAHGTQIIVTKNIITNQDGETVQETYTTLAGRAGEDGERGFSDGAA
- the hadB gene encoding (3R)-hydroxyacyl-ACP dehydratase subunit HadB; protein product: MALREFSSVKVGDQLPERTYPLTRGDLVNYAGVSGDLNPIHWDDEIAKVVGLDTAIAHGMLTMGIGGGYVTSWVGDPGAVTEYNVRFTAVVPVPNDGKGAELVFSGRVKSVDPESKSVTIALTATTGGKKIFGRAVASAKLA